One segment of Deltaproteobacteria bacterium HGW-Deltaproteobacteria-4 DNA contains the following:
- the thiE gene encoding thiamine phosphate synthase → MSRLCAEEGKVDFSLYLISDRKSLPSGQELVATVRAALRGGVRAVQLREKDLSAAELYPLALALRQVTREFSARLLINDRVDLALAVDADGVHLGAHSLPVSVVRQLLGEQRIIGVSTHHPDEVHRAAVAGADFVTFGPVYSTPSKIAYGPPVGLEPLAAVCADPPLPVFALGGVSVARLPELRAAGCAHVALIGAILQAVDPEEAARGLLRGITG, encoded by the coding sequence ATGTCGCGTTTGTGCGCTGAAGAGGGGAAGGTCGACTTCTCTTTGTATTTGATCAGCGATCGAAAATCCCTGCCGAGCGGGCAGGAGCTGGTCGCGACAGTGCGGGCGGCTTTGCGCGGCGGGGTGCGGGCGGTGCAGCTGCGGGAAAAAGATTTGAGTGCCGCCGAACTCTACCCGTTGGCGCTGGCATTGCGGCAGGTGACGCGGGAATTTTCCGCCCGATTGCTGATCAACGACCGTGTCGATCTTGCTCTGGCGGTTGACGCGGATGGCGTTCATCTCGGCGCACATTCTTTGCCGGTGAGTGTTGTCCGCCAGCTCCTTGGCGAGCAGCGCATCATCGGCGTCTCCACGCATCACCCCGATGAAGTTCATCGCGCCGCTGTTGCCGGCGCCGACTTTGTCACCTTCGGGCCGGTTTACTCCACTCCCTCGAAAATTGCTTACGGACCGCCGGTCGGATTGGAACCACTTGCGGCGGTTTGTGCTGACCCCCCCCTGCCGGTCTTTGCTCTCGGCGGAGTGAGCGTAGCGCGTCTCCCCGAGCTGCGCGCGGCCGGCTGCGCTCATGTTGCGTTGATCGGGGCGATTCTGCAGGCGGTCGATCCGGAGGAAGCGGCGCGGGGTTTGTTGCGGGGGATTACGGGCTAA
- a CDS encoding IclR family transcriptional regulator, whose translation MTREKGVYSVQAVVKAIELLEALAQEETNLTLAVLAKKLELSRNKSFRLLATLEDKGLVERNESTGAYSLGVQAFEMAQHILKSANLLRLAHPVMEELAHKLGEAIYLTVVSDDEVLFLDMVDSFQQVRAVDLVGKRFPFFTNAAGKVIKSVGSIDLFGRGGKRRSEEESRELVKELEEIRRKGVAVDFGGLGEGICAVAVVIRDYAGKVVGALTLLAPSFRMLPERLEGEVIPALLVAGEQLSMKFGYSRAYA comes from the coding sequence ATGACCAGAGAAAAAGGCGTCTATTCAGTTCAAGCGGTTGTCAAGGCGATTGAGCTTCTCGAAGCGCTGGCGCAGGAGGAGACCAATCTCACCCTGGCAGTCCTGGCCAAGAAGCTCGAGCTCAGTCGCAATAAATCATTCCGCCTCCTGGCCACCCTTGAAGACAAGGGACTGGTCGAGCGCAATGAAAGTACCGGTGCTTACAGTCTTGGCGTGCAGGCCTTCGAGATGGCGCAGCATATTCTCAAGAGTGCGAACCTTCTCCGTCTGGCTCACCCGGTGATGGAAGAGTTGGCCCATAAACTTGGCGAAGCCATCTACCTTACCGTTGTTAGTGACGATGAAGTCCTCTTTCTTGATATGGTCGATTCCTTTCAGCAGGTCCGCGCTGTCGATCTGGTCGGCAAGCGTTTCCCCTTCTTTACCAACGCCGCCGGCAAGGTGATCAAGTCGGTCGGTTCCATCGATCTCTTCGGGCGTGGCGGCAAGCGCCGCAGCGAAGAGGAATCCCGGGAATTGGTCAAGGAGCTGGAAGAGATTCGCCGTAAAGGTGTGGCTGTCGATTTTGGCGGACTGGGCGAAGGGATCTGTGCGGTGGCAGTGGTGATACGCGATTACGCCGGCAAGGTGGTCGGTGCGCTCACTCTTCTCGCCCCCTCCTTTCGTATGCTGCCGGAGCGACTGGAGGGTGAAGTGATCCCCGCCCTTTTGGTCGCCGGTGAGCAGTTGTCGATGAAATTCGGTTATTCTCGTGCCTATGCTTGA
- a CDS encoding DUF4212 domain-containing protein, translating to MDTSGKAYWHAVLKLVGAHLFVWALVSYGFGIVFASALNNIHLGGYPLGFWFAHQGSIYCFIALIFVFAKLMGELDKKFDVHEQ from the coding sequence ATGGACACAAGTGGAAAGGCTTACTGGCACGCGGTACTAAAACTCGTAGGGGCACACCTATTCGTCTGGGCCCTGGTTTCTTATGGTTTCGGTATCGTCTTCGCTTCGGCACTGAACAACATCCATCTGGGTGGTTACCCGCTTGGCTTCTGGTTTGCGCATCAGGGCTCGATCTATTGTTTCATTGCCCTGATTTTCGTGTTCGCCAAGTTGATGGGCGAACTTGACAAAAAATTCGATGTCCACGAGCAATAG